One Longimicrobiales bacterium DNA window includes the following coding sequences:
- a CDS encoding phosphatase PAP2 family protein, with protein MENEQIGLANPFRILAIYLIATAPPLLLGPLSVPHVTLAVVHVSLIGVTWRLREYRQADGRAAWAGLIAIPLLYTEIGQINQYLAAGYHDPFVMSLESFVFGSPATELAAALPSLWLSETLHFAYLSYFPAIFVPPALLFFAGRTDAFRESVSAVLLAAVLCFVVFVYFPVQGPRYFGPPEGVPDGPLRRLTLSVLETGSSRGAAFPSSHMSIVTAQAFVQLRATRSVGIVVTIAALGIGIGAVYGGFHYAIDMVLGGAIGLAAAYTTRDRT; from the coding sequence GTGGAGAATGAACAGATAGGGCTCGCGAACCCGTTTCGCATTCTCGCCATCTATTTGATCGCCACTGCGCCGCCGCTGCTTCTCGGCCCCCTCTCGGTTCCGCACGTGACATTGGCGGTGGTGCACGTATCGCTCATCGGAGTCACCTGGAGGCTCAGGGAATACCGCCAAGCAGATGGCCGAGCCGCCTGGGCAGGCCTTATCGCGATTCCACTTCTCTACACAGAAATCGGCCAGATCAACCAATACCTGGCTGCGGGATATCACGACCCTTTCGTCATGTCACTGGAGTCGTTCGTCTTCGGGTCGCCCGCCACAGAGTTGGCTGCGGCCCTCCCCAGTCTCTGGCTGAGTGAGACGCTCCATTTCGCCTACCTGTCGTACTTCCCCGCCATCTTCGTTCCTCCAGCACTGCTCTTCTTCGCGGGCCGCACGGATGCGTTCCGGGAATCTGTCTCTGCCGTGTTACTGGCTGCCGTCTTGTGCTTCGTCGTGTTCGTGTACTTCCCAGTCCAGGGCCCCCGGTACTTCGGCCCCCCCGAAGGCGTTCCGGACGGCCCCCTGAGAAGGCTCACCCTTTCGGTACTCGAGACAGGCTCATCACGAGGCGCCGCCTTCCCATCGTCACACATGTCGATCGTCACCGCTCAAGCCTTCGTACAACTTCGGGCTACCCGCAGTGTGGGCATCGTCGTAACGATCGCTGCTTTGGGAATTGGAATTGGCGCAGTGTACGGTGGCTTTCACTACGCGATCGACATGGTGCTCGGCGGCGCCATTGGACTAGCGGCGGCCTACACGACCCGCGACAGGACATAG
- a CDS encoding ABC transporter ATP-binding protein, giving the protein MSRAHKQLPQGSVWAMARHFWRVAQGKPAHVAIPAVVNLVANVFDAASLALLIPITKAVATNSFDFLRDSRVFGSIVALIPGWAPDSLPSDALLFGVIVSLIVLARLCKFTLLYLNTAYVVARTESYRVAIHRETFSRVLTFGRRYFDRQALGGVNTDIQWSNSALHLLTAAEGLFRFVVGLIAKGAVMFAISAPLFFAFLVAIPLVQWVLRSVHRTIRETAKEAASIQRRSRAQLLDILASIPLIKGYSQEEAATDEYEEVLREAEAAAVRKGRATALRYPIEELTILGLFILTQGALIALRGDFEPTDIATFTAFLIVLQQSLMDYKKISQFSMTVLEELPKLEVVATLFSDDGKHTVSSGSAALTKFDDAITLHGLTFEYTENKPVLHDINATIPAGRTTAIVGPSGAGKTTLVDLIARFYDCAPGQIRIDGADIHGFSLPSLHARMGIVSQEVWLLNRTLRDNLVFGLEATPPDEALESAMQDVELGPLLESLEDRLDTEIGDRGLRLSGGQRQRVALARALLREPDILILDEATSALDSRVEMRVASAIARRVSGHTLVVIAHRLSTIRDADQVLVLDGGRIVQRGTWDDLASVPGLFADLLEAQSGEETALPL; this is encoded by the coding sequence ATGAGCCGTGCCCATAAACAACTCCCCCAGGGGTCAGTGTGGGCAATGGCACGTCACTTCTGGCGGGTGGCCCAGGGAAAGCCCGCGCATGTAGCAATCCCAGCCGTGGTCAACTTGGTCGCCAACGTCTTCGACGCGGCCTCCCTCGCGCTCCTGATCCCAATCACGAAGGCCGTCGCAACCAACTCATTCGACTTCCTACGAGACTCCCGTGTGTTCGGTTCGATTGTCGCGCTGATCCCAGGATGGGCCCCGGACTCCCTACCCAGCGACGCGCTTCTGTTCGGGGTCATTGTCAGCCTGATCGTCTTGGCACGGCTCTGCAAGTTCACCCTGCTATACCTCAACACCGCCTACGTGGTCGCTCGCACCGAGTCGTACCGGGTGGCGATCCACCGGGAGACGTTTAGCCGAGTCCTCACGTTCGGCCGCCGATACTTCGACCGACAGGCGCTCGGCGGAGTGAACACAGACATCCAATGGTCTAATTCGGCACTTCACCTGCTAACGGCCGCGGAAGGTTTGTTCCGCTTCGTGGTCGGCTTGATCGCGAAGGGCGCAGTGATGTTCGCGATCTCAGCGCCTCTTTTTTTCGCGTTTCTCGTGGCGATACCGCTCGTGCAGTGGGTCCTCCGTTCCGTCCATCGAACGATCCGCGAAACCGCCAAGGAGGCTGCCAGCATTCAGCGACGCAGTCGTGCTCAACTGCTGGACATCCTAGCCTCCATACCCCTGATCAAGGGCTACTCGCAGGAGGAGGCCGCGACGGATGAGTACGAGGAGGTGCTTCGTGAAGCAGAGGCAGCGGCGGTGCGAAAGGGACGCGCGACGGCGCTGCGATATCCGATCGAAGAGCTCACCATTCTGGGTCTGTTCATACTTACACAGGGGGCACTGATCGCCTTACGCGGCGACTTCGAGCCCACGGACATTGCGACATTCACGGCGTTCCTCATCGTGCTGCAGCAGTCGCTAATGGACTACAAGAAGATCAGCCAATTCTCAATGACTGTCCTTGAAGAGCTACCGAAACTCGAAGTGGTCGCCACGCTGTTTTCCGACGACGGAAAACACACGGTGTCTTCTGGATCTGCGGCACTTACAAAGTTCGATGACGCGATAACGCTTCACGGACTGACCTTCGAGTACACCGAAAACAAACCCGTCCTCCACGACATCAACGCGACGATACCCGCGGGGCGCACCACCGCAATCGTCGGTCCAAGCGGCGCGGGTAAGACAACCCTCGTAGACCTGATCGCCCGATTCTACGACTGCGCTCCCGGTCAAATCCGCATCGATGGCGCTGACATTCATGGGTTCTCACTCCCCTCACTGCACGCCCGCATGGGAATCGTGAGTCAGGAAGTCTGGCTGCTGAATCGGACCTTGCGGGACAACCTCGTCTTCGGGTTAGAGGCGACTCCTCCCGACGAAGCACTCGAAAGCGCAATGCAGGACGTCGAACTCGGCCCACTCCTGGAGAGCCTTGAAGACCGATTGGACACCGAAATCGGGGATCGCGGGCTGAGATTATCCGGAGGGCAACGGCAGAGGGTGGCCTTGGCACGGGCCTTACTACGCGAACCAGATATTCTGATCCTCGACGAGGCGACATCGGCGCTCGACAGCCGCGTCGAGATGCGCGTCGCGTCTGCGATCGCGCGGCGGGTGAGTGGGCACACGCTCGTCGTGATCGCCCACCGTCTCTCGACCATTCGGGACGCGGACCAAGTGCTCGTTCTCGATGGGGGCCGGATCGTGCAACGCGGAACATGGGACGACCTCGCTTCAGTACCCGGGCTGTTCGCAGACCTCCTCGAAGCCCAAAGCGGCGAGGAGACTGCGCTGCCACTCTGA